The DNA window aAAAGTAATGACAAAAGTTCGAACTCGGATTAAGCCCTATTTGTCATGACAAAAGTAAATCTCAATTAAACAGAAACAGATAGAAAAAGACAAAAGATTATACAGAAGTAACAAAACAAAGATATGAATTTGTCTTCGATCCGTTcctaaataacaaattattaaaaaaacctgaagaaaatgagatgaaaaataaaaaatcatcttTGACAgcacaaatatattattagcctagtttgttGCTACTTCATCCACGGGTGTCAGGTAGAATCTGATATACCCAATCTCTGCAATATTGTATTCCACAACCATAGGCAGTTTTGATGACAGTCTTGTGGTAACAATGTTCGATAATGTCACTGCTTTAGTGAAAGAGTTCAAATACCTTAATGCAAATGTCAATGGAACTGACTCGTTCATCTCAACTACGGTGGCATCTTCAGGCTTATCAACTGTAGTTCTGCTtacaaacaatatttaaattatcctTGTAATCTCTAGTAGAGAACTTCACTCCTTCATTTGTCATAGAAATCACAACTGTATCGCCAATGCTGCTTAGAAATTTGCAGATTCGACTAAACTTTGATGAAGGCATCCGAACAAAAGCATGGTAATCCGCTTCAGGTATCCGAGATGCTAGTTGTCAATATCCATCAGCTTCATCTCATAATAAGATATTTCATCCGGAGTTGGACTTTCAAATATAAATGTAACAGTATGCCATCATCGGCCTGATAGAGATGATATCGTCGTTACTAGAAAATTTCAACAACTTAACCCAAGTTATTGAGATTCATACCCATGGATATATTGCGGTCACACTGGTAGTGTTCAAAGCCTTCGGGTTGAAGGAGAAGAGACACGAGAGCAAAATTTCTAGAGTTCATGGCCTGAATAGAGAAACCAGTTGATGAACAGTCAAATTAACATCGTTTACAAGGTCCTTGATTGCCTCTATGACCGTCTTCAAAAGACTTCCTTGTACGAGATCAGTTCCAACATCTTGAATCGGATATATTTCAATGGATAGAATAGTCACAATAATTTggagaatataaaaaaagtttttaaattatttggattaaatgtCCAATTTCGATTTAGGTACTGTTTGGGATATCCATTATCTTACTTTTAATAGACATTACTTTCGAATAtgcttaaataataaattttacaatgtattaattacttaaacttaattttaaataactcatcatAAATAATTTCTATCTCTATAaacatttatcattaaaatttcattaaaatcaagATATTAAAGAATAGGCAATTTCGAATATCTTGATTTGTTTGAGGAAACGATTTGTTGATTGGAAATCACTTAGGTAATTTATATAGTAATCTTAAACACTTGGGTGAAAACTTTGGAGATTTCACATCAAATAAGACTTATTATCACTCTaagcatttaaattattattatttattttatttgataagaaaacagtttaattttattaatctaataaatcCTGAAAATGCAACTAATAATAGAAAACTTAtccaaataaatttagtttaaactaGCAATAATTTCTTGTATTTCCATGTAGTTGTACCGATaagaatatatacaaaatattatttatctataaatattttagataaaaataatattattcaaatttaattaatttaaaattaattttattttgtaaaaattaagtttaatctaaatttaacCCCTAAATTAATCACTCATCTTATGATTCACATTTTTTCATGTCTCTATATCCCTCGATAAATCACTCACCAAACTTAGTCGacatctcttttactctcacttcaacaaattaacaatcaatctcaattgatcacacatCTCTTATCCATCGTcaaaactcaaccactaacccccaaattgaccctcatcttgtgactcacactttttcacgTCTCTTTATCCCATCATATGCTtctttatccctcgacaaaccactcacttatcataatcttgtgactcacacttttttatatgtctcttaatccctcgtcaaaccaaccactaatttcgacctcacactcgacaaaccacccaccacccgatctcttttgactcacactttttttatatgtctctttatccctcgATAAATCACTCATCAATCTTACTCGATCTCTCTTTTActccacttcaacaaatcaacaaccaatctcaattgatcacacatTTCTTAACCATTGTTAAAACTCAACAACTAACCCCCAAaatgaccatcatcttgtgactcacacttttttatgtttctttatcccctcgacaaaccactcactaaCCTTAATtttatgactcacactttttcatatctCTCTTTATCTctcaccaaaccaaccactaatccaacctcacactcgtcaaaccacccaccacccgatctccatctcgtgatctcacattttcaaatgttcgccaaactaaccactaattctgaccaatctcaattgatcacacatCTTTTATCCATTGTCAAAACCCAACCACTAACCTCCAAATTGAcactcatcttgtgactcacacattttcatgtctctttatttcttcatatgtctctttatacATTCGGTAAACCACTCACTGAccttaatcttgtgactcacacttttttatatgtctctATATTCCTTGTTAAACTaacaactaattccgacctcacactcgacaaacccgacattcatctcgtgaccttacactttcaaaagctctccaaaccaaccactaattccgacctcacactttcagatgctTTAGGATTCGAACACTAATATTAAGCATAAAATGTGAATACTataaccgctagaccacttgataatattgaaataattttattattttatatatatatatatatatatatatatatatatatattatgtatttatatatatatatatatatatatattaattaatgagagagaaaataattaataaagaaaaattaattattattattattatttaaaatgtcacTACATTATTATGGAAAAAGATAAAGGGTGAAGAcagagaaaatttattatttttttgactaaattattcttccaagtcattccctcctaaattctctttcctaattttcCTCCTTCaattatttctcatatatttattatagtgttattatatatataattattgataagacAATACATATGattagtgaaagaaaaaaatataagataaaatatatttatatatggttaagaaaaaaaatttaattaagaaaggaagagaaatataaaaaaaaaagttaattaaaaaaagagaatgggaggaaaaatatatatatatatatatattaggagaaaaataatttttttttttctattagttagttaaaaagttaaacttatagtgttaaaatttggtgttgaatttaaaatataaaatcttattagcttagttgattaaatggttgtacttgtgtTTTGTATTGTAATGTTACAAATTCTAAACCTAcctagtatttttaattttatattaattaagaaagaaaaatataaaaaattaattaaaaaaaatagagtgagaaatatatatatatatatatatacttaaatatatatatttttctaatatatagattaattagttaaaatgttgaatgttaaaatgtcacatttattcaatatagtgttgaatttaaaatataaaatcttattagcttagttggttaaaaggttgtaatGTGCTGTTAAGTTGaaagttcaaaatttataaataacattttttattttatttttgaccgttttaaatttatgggcgggtcaactcaaaAACCaacccaaatatttatttactctcacatatatatctaaattaaccgcACCTCTCTATTAGACAATTCAgacacttataaaattaagtcttattaaattaagcattattatatatatactatatttatATACGTAAAAATATTCTCTCGtcgttaatttaattttataaaataatttttttaaaactaaaattattatttaaattcctCATCTCTTTTGTGATTCATGAAGagataaattatgatttttaatagtaaatctaaaaattaataaaaattaattatttttaattaattacctaaaAACATTTAACCAAAATCCAAAGCCAATCTTGACCGCACGGACTTTTCAGGCACTTACAAATTAcaatatcataatatattaaatattcatattataccAGATAATTGCAATTTATAATTGTCACCATGGTTAGCAATCATGTTAATttagtatttataaaaattaattattaaaaaatgtgacCGGGAATATAGGTGAGTGAGGTCGATTTAATTCATTTTGACATTTGTGTGTATACATAACTTTACAtgtcaaaatttgaattttttaaagggaaatattttacaattttgtttGAACTTTCAAATCAATTAGCTGTATGACCTTTCTTCTAGCTTTGTAGGGTGGTAGAAGAAGCCAAATTTTTCATGGacaaaaaataacttttttttacccTACATGTTGTATTCATTAAATTATGTTCACTATTTACCAGGTCTTGTTTGGACTACATAGAAGTAATGTAAACatttaatcaatataaaaaagagaaatgattgggtaggaaatttgagagagaatgacTTGGCGCGCAATctgattcgctgaaaaaataataatttttttctctcttctctctcggTTAATTCGATGCTACACACTACATGTATCCCACTCATGAAGTGACacatatacaaaaaaaaatgaagcatCACCTCCctcatttgttgatttttttttctttatacatGTGACGCTTTCTTAATGAATAAATACATTACCCTTTATCATTTTTACATTCAATGATGTGGTGACTCGTCATTTACTCCTCTCATTCACTCTCTCAAATTTCCTCACTTATTACTCCTCTGTAAATAATCTTCACCCTagttaaatgtaaatttaattaatagaaaatgaagatatttttttattgataaataaaaaggttgtaattaagaagaaaaaaacatagGAAAACATGTCGTTATACGAGGAAGAGATAAGTTACTAAAATCAAAACTTTTTTCAACCGACAGCCTTCGGGCTGTCTTTCCATCGTCTCCAAAGGTCAAAGAGTCCCGCCACATCTCTTAACAGTCTTTTTATGTTCATATAAAACAATGATAAAGAGACAAAAACCTGTTTCATATTAAAGAAATAACCGAAAACCCAAATCTATCAACAAACagcaagaacaagaagaaatgCAGGTCTTCAATTGCGCCGCCATTACAGCGCAATCTTCATCCTTATTCTTCAGCTCCCCTGCTTGCCTTTTTCCGGCTAGAGCACAATTGAAGAAATGCAGGTCTTCATTTGGATCGAGATTCATAGTTGCTTCATCTTCAGCAGTAACACCGGCGAGGTGGGAGGATTGGGCGCCGGAGAAGGGTTCTAAAACGCCTTCATTGAGTGATGTAGTATGGCCAGCGACAGGttgtttagattaaattgataataatttgttgttggattaataatttagtaatttttGAGTAATGGGTGGTGAAGAACAGGGGCATTTGCAGCTATGGCTTTACTAGGAAAGATTGATCAGATTTTGATATCTAAAGGTGTTTCATCGATTACAATTGCACCTCTTGGCGCGGTTTGTGCTGTTCTTTTCGCAACTCCGACATCACCTGGTGCGAGGAAATACAACATGTTTATGGGTCAAATTGGATGTGCAGCAATTGGTGTAGCTTCATTAACGTTGTTTGGTCCTGGTTGGATTGCTAGAAGTGTTGGTTTATCTGCAGCTATTGCTTTCATGATCTACACTCGTTCAGTTCATCCACCAGGTAATAATCCCATTGATAATTCTTTACATTCTTttcaaattaatgttttttatttttatatatttgtgtaaTTATGTAGCTGCAAGTTTGCCTATTTTATTCATCGATGGCGCAAAGCTCCACCACTTGAACTTCTGGTTTGCCTTGTTCCCCGGAGCTGCTGCCTGCCTTATTCTCTGCCTAATCGTAAGTAATTTTATCGATAATGCCCTACTTTATACAGTTTTACCTACCCTAATAACAAACATTTCATTCTCCAGCAAGAAGCTGTGTTGTACATGAAGCACAATTTCAAATTCTGATGCATTTCATCGAGATAAGTCGAAGATCAAAACAATCAAAGCTCGGGTTTACATTTACTTTCTTATGAATGTATAGCTAGCTAGCAATGTAGAATAAACTCGGGGGTGAGTTACCTGTAAtcatacaatttattttaatttgtgtaAAGAAAAAGGAATGCAATGAAATTGGAAATCAACATCTACCATAAAATAACCTCAAAAAATCAAGATTGAATCCATATAATGACaccaaataacataaaaaagaagagaaaccACACCGGATAGTGAttgtttatcaaaaaaaaaaagtagacaAAAAGAAAGTgctcaaaaatttcaaaatcagcTGATCATCATCACCTTCTTCCACGGCCACCACCACCTCTACCAAACCTACCTCCTcttccaccaccaccaccaccaaacCTACCTCCAAATCCCCTGCTCACTTCAGATTTCACTTTCAGATTATCTGGAAGTGGACTAATGTGATCAACACACTTTCTGAAACTAAAGTCATCAGCTGAACCATTGTCTTTCACAATGAAGAAGCACCTGCTTTTGTATTCTGGGTGAAACCGAACTTGAAAAGCACGAACCCCATTACCAATTTTCTTCTCTGGTTCAAGATGACCCTTTTTAAGCAGATCCAGCAACAACAGGTACTCATACTATCATTGAAAACATAATTTGTTAGGGTTTTTAAAAGGATCTACAAAATTGTATTCTTAATCAATGTCCTGCAAAAGCTTCTGCATTTTTAACAAAAAGAATACAAAGAAACTCGTAGATGGCTAATCAAGATATCAAACAGACAATCACCATTTagcaacaaagatcaaacaacCAATAGAGATACAATGCAATCAAAGAAGAGGCTTACATACTCGATCTAACAAAATTGTATTCTTAATCAATACACTGCAAAAGCTTCTGCCTTTTTAGCAAAAGAACACAAAGAGACTCGAAGATGACTAATCAAACAGACAATCCCCAAAGTTAGCTTCTTAAAAATAACATGTTAGGGTTTTTAAAGGATCTATAAAATTGTATTCTTAATCAATATGCTACAAAAGCTTCTGCCTTTTCAGCAAAAATAATACAAAGGACTCAAAAATGGCTAATCAAGATAACAAACAGACAATCCCCATTACTTTGCAGCAGGAGTCAGCTTCTTAAAAATGACTTGTTAGGGTTTGTAGAGGATCTATGAAATTGTATTCTTAATGAATATGCTGCAAAAGCTTCTGCCTTTTTAGCAAAAAGAATATAAACAGACTCAAAAATGGCTAATCAAGATATCAAACAGACAATCCCCATTTCTTTGCAGCAACAAACAATCAATAGAGATACATACAATGCAATAATCAAAGAAGATAATCCCAATGGATTTCAGCAAAACAatcaataaagataaattaagtaCCTTGTTGATATCGATATTAACAGTCCAAGAATGAAGCAACTTGAAGaagaaatcaaacatctcaacCGACGACCCAAAGTTCTTCGGTCCCAAGCTTATAGGACTTGCTTCATCCTTCTTCTCCTCACCTCCTACAAGTTTCTCCATCCTCTCCTCCTCAATAGACTTCTCCTCCTTCAGCTTCTTCGCTACACCGCCTCCATTCTCGTCCGTTTCAGCGCCTTCGTCTTCTCTCGCACGCTTGGAGTTACCGTTATACTCCACGATGGCGGCGGTTTCTTCAACGAGTTCCATATCTACAGTAGAAGTAATCTTCTCTACTTCAGTAGTAACCGCTTCTAGATCGGCCATTGTTAATGAAGGTTTTAGAGAAACCCTAAATCTCAATTTATATCTACGAAACCCTACTGTCAAAAAAAAAACGTACgcaatattaatttgttttagtcaaacataatatatatccTCAAATTAtgcaatatatttatatttacactCTTATTTATGATCACGCGAAATTGTGACCTTAATTTGTTTGGAATATCAACCCTACCCTAGAAATTGAATCTAATTGGTTTAAATTGAACCGGAAAGTTAATAAAATCGACCAACCGGAGTcaaatgcatttttttataattcaattgcAACAAATTAagttacattttttaaattatagataaaattattattgtttttattattgttgttgtttaaaataaattttaggtatatttgtattatttagtaataatttttataaactaataaaaatttagtgaaatatttttgtaCCAATCTAAATAACCAAACAGCTTTATGAATTAAAAACAGTAACAATGAAATGACATTatttcctaaataaaaaaagttaaataagtACGAACATGTATCATAACCTGATTAAATATATcctattaattttaattgactGCTAGACTCATTTAGAACATTTTGTTGAGAGAAATAACCGTTTCAAAAATtgattatgttatatttatgttcgttaaattaaattaaattaaaagtgaattgagatttcgaacattttttttaaaatataatttatgactctattaaaactatatatatacttttaaccatataaaaatacgttaacttattatttatgtggcatttaaaataaataaaagaacaatgttactaatttaactaccgaattttaataaattgaaagttTTGATTACAAATTATCTGAAATTCATTGTTAAAATTCTCACTCTacttaaattagataattaaattagtaatattgatattttaattattcataaatgacacgtaattaataagttaacggtatttgaaacggttaaaaataattttaactttaacaATAATGAGACTGAATTTGAATTCACCGAATTTCAATTTTCGAATTGAAtttaaaccaattcgaattcaattacggttttcggtttgattttcaagttgggtttcaactcgaaaacaaataattttttattataattatattagatataattaaataattatatgttttattagaTATTAAATTATGTGAACGGATAACCTTCTCAATCTATTTGACTTTAACTCTTAAAAGTGGttacattgataaaaaaaaaatacaaatgcaattattataataaatagtacAATTTTGT is part of the Impatiens glandulifera chromosome 1, dImpGla2.1, whole genome shotgun sequence genome and encodes:
- the LOC124920360 gene encoding uncharacterized protein LOC124920360 produces the protein MQVFNCAAITAQSSSLFFSSPACLFPARAQLKKCRSSFGSRFIVASSSAVTPARWEDWAPEKGSKTPSLSDVVWPATGAFAAMALLGKIDQILISKGVSSITIAPLGAVCAVLFATPTSPGARKYNMFMGQIGCAAIGVASLTLFGPGWIARSVGLSAAIAFMIYTRSVHPPAASLPILFIDGAKLHHLNFWFALFPGAAACLILCLIVSNFIDNALLYTVLPTLITNISFSSKKLCCT
- the LOC124920361 gene encoding protein EMBRYO DEFECTIVE 514-like, whose translation is MADLEAVTTEVEKITSTVDMELVEETAAIVEYNGNSKRAREDEGAETDENGGGVAKKLKEEKSIEEERMEKLVGGEEKKDEASPISLGPKNFGSSVEMFDFFFKLLHSWTVNIDINKYEYLLLLDLLKKGHLEPEKKIGNGVRAFQVRFHPEYKSRCFFIVKDNGSADDFSFRKCVDHISPLPDNLKVKSEVSRGFGGRFGGGGGGRGGRFGRGGGGRGRR